The proteins below are encoded in one region of Kineococcus mangrovi:
- a CDS encoding cysteine desulfurase family protein yields MPEQTVAYLDHAATSPPRREVLEAVWPYLTSVTGNPSSAHAAGRAAKAGLDAARAAVADVLGARPGEVVFTAGGTEADNLAVTGIATANPRGRHVVVSAIEHPAVLETAFALRGHGFTVDVVGVDAEGRLDLDGLEAVLRPDTTLVSVMHANNEIGTVQPLAEIAARCRPLGVPLHTDAVQAAGHLDLDVDRLGVDALSASAHKFGGLRGAGFCWVRGSVPLAPVLHGGGQELGRRSGTSDVASAVGTAVALHLAASARDVEVPRLTALRDRLVDGVLATVPGALLTGSRTHRLPGHASFCFEGVGGETVLAELESAGIVCSSGSACAAGSDDASHVLLATGLSADLARTAVRFTLGNGSTGEDVDRVLAALPDAVRAAGALRT; encoded by the coding sequence GTGCCCGAGCAGACCGTGGCCTACCTGGACCACGCCGCGACGTCCCCGCCGCGGCGCGAGGTGCTCGAAGCGGTCTGGCCCTACCTCACGAGCGTGACCGGCAACCCGTCGAGCGCGCACGCGGCGGGGCGGGCGGCCAAGGCCGGTCTCGACGCGGCCCGCGCCGCCGTCGCCGACGTCCTCGGCGCCCGGCCCGGGGAGGTCGTGTTCACCGCCGGGGGCACCGAGGCGGACAACCTCGCCGTCACCGGCATCGCCACCGCGAACCCGCGGGGCCGGCACGTCGTCGTCTCCGCGATCGAGCACCCGGCCGTCCTGGAGACCGCGTTCGCCCTGCGCGGCCACGGGTTCACCGTCGACGTCGTGGGCGTCGACGCCGAGGGGCGGCTCGACCTCGACGGGCTCGAGGCGGTGCTGCGCCCGGACACCACCCTCGTGTCGGTCATGCACGCCAACAACGAGATCGGCACGGTCCAACCGCTCGCGGAGATCGCCGCGCGCTGCCGCCCGCTCGGGGTCCCGCTGCACACCGACGCCGTCCAGGCCGCCGGGCACCTCGACCTCGACGTCGACCGGCTCGGCGTGGACGCCCTGTCGGCGTCGGCGCACAAGTTCGGCGGGCTGCGCGGGGCGGGGTTCTGCTGGGTGCGCGGGTCGGTGCCGCTGGCCCCCGTCCTGCACGGCGGCGGGCAGGAGCTCGGCCGCCGCTCCGGGACGAGCGACGTCGCCTCCGCCGTCGGCACCGCCGTCGCGCTGCACCTGGCGGCGTCCGCCCGCGACGTCGAGGTCCCCCGCCTGACGGCGCTGCGCGACCGCCTCGTCGACGGCGTGCTCGCCACGGTCCCGGGGGCTCTGCTCACGGGCTCGCGCACCCACCGGCTGCCCGGCCACGCCTCGTTCTGCTTCGAGGGCGTGGGCGGGGAGACGGTGCTCGCCGAGCTGGAGTCCGCCGGGATCGTCTGCTCCAGCGGCTCCGCCTGCGCCGCGGGCTCGGACGACGCCTCCCACGTCCTGCTCGCGACTGGGCTGTCCGCGGACCTGGCGCGCACGGCCGTGCGGTTCACGCTGGGGAACGGCTCGACCGGCGAGGACGTCGACCGGGTGCTCGCCGCGCTGCCGGACGCCGTCCGGGCGGCGGGTGCGCTGCGGACCTGA